The proteins below are encoded in one region of Bosea sp. BIWAKO-01:
- a CDS encoding ABC transporter permease subunit, whose protein sequence is MFRPATLTALAILALAGASLAGLARAGGDLAALSSLGPYLARLVAGAAAQAGLSMLLSLLLGTAVALALLRRRFPGRDLLLAVLTAAAVAPTIVIIFGVIAIYGRSGLLGSLARVAGTEPPAIYGLQGILIAHVLMNTPLVTRALLQAFGREPGERRRLASALGFSATDCFRHLDWPVIRREAPALATFVFLLCFTSFAVVLSLGGGPANATLEVAIYEAVRFEADFARAAALSGIQLVLCLGLATALAVLTPAARDEASAERHAPRPDIFVPRLRRFDCLILILATAWIATPLLSIASGVTALPTLATAEFAWAAATSAAIALGAGLLACLFAVLLSSAARGRRPRPGLPDLAAFTMLGLPPFAFVAGLYVLTRNLADPATLGLLLVPLVNALMALPYAYRLLAPPLATSAERHGKLAESLGIAGWARLRLVEWPALRAPLAAAFAFATALSLGDFGVIALFGGGELTTLPYLLANRLGAYRMDEAGALALVLVLSAGCLAYLTERWSARHA, encoded by the coding sequence TTGTTCCGCCCGGCCACGCTCACCGCGCTTGCCATCCTAGCGCTCGCCGGCGCCTCGCTCGCCGGACTGGCGCGAGCCGGAGGCGACCTTGCCGCCCTGTCGTCGCTCGGCCCCTATCTCGCTCGTCTGGTCGCAGGCGCGGCCGCGCAGGCGGGCCTGTCGATGCTGCTCTCACTCCTGCTCGGCACGGCAGTGGCGCTTGCCTTGCTGCGCCGCCGCTTCCCCGGTCGCGACCTCCTCCTTGCCGTGCTGACCGCCGCCGCCGTCGCCCCAACGATCGTGATCATCTTCGGCGTCATCGCGATCTATGGCCGTTCCGGGCTGCTCGGCAGCCTGGCGCGTGTCGCCGGTACCGAACCGCCGGCGATCTACGGACTCCAGGGCATCCTGATCGCGCATGTGCTGATGAATACGCCACTCGTAACACGCGCTCTGCTTCAGGCCTTCGGGCGCGAACCTGGCGAACGGCGGCGCCTGGCCTCGGCGCTCGGCTTTTCCGCCACCGATTGTTTCCGGCATCTCGACTGGCCGGTGATCCGGCGCGAGGCCCCGGCGCTTGCCACCTTCGTCTTCCTGCTCTGCTTCACCAGCTTTGCCGTCGTGCTCTCGCTCGGCGGCGGCCCCGCCAATGCGACACTGGAAGTCGCGATCTACGAAGCGGTCCGGTTCGAGGCGGATTTTGCCCGGGCTGCCGCTCTGAGCGGCATCCAGCTTGTACTTTGCCTAGGGCTTGCGACCGCGCTTGCCGTACTCACACCGGCAGCGCGCGACGAGGCAAGCGCCGAGCGCCATGCCCCCCGCCCCGATATTTTCGTCCCCCGCCTGCGGCGGTTCGACTGCCTTATCCTCATTCTGGCAACGGCCTGGATCGCAACGCCTCTCCTGAGCATCGCAAGTGGCGTCACCGCCTTGCCGACGCTGGCGACTGCTGAATTCGCATGGGCCGCCGCAACGAGTGCCGCCATTGCGCTTGGCGCAGGTCTCCTCGCCTGCCTGTTTGCCGTACTGCTCTCCAGCGCCGCGCGCGGACGCCGGCCGCGCCCGGGGCTCCCCGATCTTGCCGCCTTCACCATGCTTGGCCTGCCGCCCTTCGCCTTCGTGGCAGGGCTCTACGTCCTGACCCGCAACCTCGCCGATCCCGCAACGCTCGGGCTGCTGCTCGTGCCGCTCGTCAACGCCCTGATGGCGCTGCCCTATGCCTACCGGCTGCTGGCGCCGCCACTCGCGACCAGCGCCGAACGCCATGGAAAGCTCGCAGAGAGTCTCGGCATTGCCGGTTGGGCCCGGCTGCGTCTCGTCGAATGGCCGGCCCTGCGCGCGCCGCTGGCGGCCGCCTTCGCCTTTGCCACGGCGCTCTCGCTTGGCGATTTCGGCGTCATTGCTTTGTTCGGCGGCGGCGAGCTCACCACCTTGCCCTATCTGCTGGCGAACCGCCTCGGCGCCTATCGCATGGATGAAGCGGGAGCGCTGGCGCTCGTGCTGGTACTTTCGGCGGGGTGTCTCGCCTACCTGACCGAGCGTTGGAGCGCGCGTCATGCTTGA
- the thiB gene encoding thiamine ABC transporter substrate binding subunit, with the protein MTFLNSRVTRIAAALLALLFATPSMAQEKPALTVYTYSSFTGKYGPGAKVKAAFEAQCSCTLNWVASDDAGSLVARLKLEGEATKADAVLGLDMNLAAEAKATGLFQPHGQYPAELTLPIAWTDDTFLPFDWGHLAFVYDSTKLAAPPTSLKQLVDDPNGPKLVLQDPRTSAPGLGFLLWMRSVYGDGADAAWTRLKPRIVTFTKGWSEAYGLFLKGEADMVLSYATSPAYHIGAEKKTQYKAARFSEGHYLHVELAGMTRTTRQPELAKRFLAFTLSDAFQSLIPEGNWMMPAKQAAGGLPASFADVIKPERSLLFTPDEVRTQRRAFIDAWLAAASR; encoded by the coding sequence ATGACCTTTCTGAACAGCCGGGTGACCCGGATCGCCGCTGCGCTCTTAGCGCTCCTGTTTGCGACGCCGTCCATGGCCCAGGAGAAGCCGGCACTGACGGTCTACACTTATTCCTCCTTCACCGGGAAATACGGTCCCGGCGCGAAGGTGAAGGCGGCGTTCGAGGCGCAATGCAGTTGCACGCTGAACTGGGTCGCAAGCGATGATGCCGGCTCCCTTGTCGCGCGCCTGAAGCTGGAGGGTGAGGCGACCAAGGCCGATGCCGTGCTCGGCCTCGACATGAACCTTGCTGCAGAAGCCAAGGCGACGGGGCTGTTCCAGCCCCATGGCCAGTATCCGGCCGAGCTCACTTTGCCCATCGCCTGGACCGACGATACCTTCCTGCCCTTCGATTGGGGGCACCTCGCCTTCGTCTATGATTCAACCAAACTTGCCGCGCCGCCCACCAGCCTGAAGCAGCTTGTCGACGACCCCAATGGGCCAAAGCTGGTGCTGCAGGATCCGCGCACCAGCGCACCCGGGCTTGGCTTCCTGCTCTGGATGCGATCCGTCTATGGTGACGGCGCAGACGCCGCCTGGACCAGGCTCAAGCCGCGCATCGTCACCTTCACCAAGGGCTGGTCGGAGGCCTACGGACTGTTCCTCAAGGGCGAGGCCGACATGGTGCTCTCCTACGCGACATCGCCGGCCTATCACATCGGCGCCGAGAAGAAGACGCAGTACAAGGCCGCCCGCTTCAGCGAAGGCCATTATCTGCATGTCGAACTCGCCGGCATGACGCGCACGACGCGGCAGCCGGAACTCGCCAAACGCTTCCTCGCCTTCACGCTGTCGGACGCCTTCCAATCGCTGATCCCGGAAGGCAACTGGATGATGCCGGCGAAACAGGCGGCAGGTGGACTGCCGGCTTCGTTCGCCGATGTCATCAAGCCGGAGCGGAGCCTGTTATTCACGCCGGACGAGGTGCGTACGCAGCGCCGAGCCTTCATCGACGCCTGGCTCGCCGCAGCGAGCCGCTAA
- a CDS encoding ABC transporter substrate-binding protein: MRLNRRQILAGSSALSASSLVGFPSRAQSRANTLRFIPSTPLPSLDPIVATSYVIRNHGYLIYDTLFATDAQFRIQPQMVQSWETAPDGLRWTFHLRDGLMFHDEQPVRAQDCIASIKRWSARDAFGQTFATFVEGYDVVDQRTFVIRLKKPFPMLPDALGKLSSNVPFIMPERVAMMEPTKNITEAIGSGPWRFMDKQWVPGQNAIYERFAKYRPREEAPSWAAGGKVAKIDRIEWLPLTEVSAAVGALMQGEVDWYEQPPVDLLPLLKSNPEIAIENVPLGLILLMRFNHLQPPFNNPGIRRAVMMAIDQTDYMEAVVGSKDYYKECKTFFTPGSPMSTGAGGQAALGNNLERAKAMLQEAGYKNEKVLLLAPADQPIAYNQCLVTQELLKKLGMTVDLVATDWASFIGRRSNRGLPDQGGWSVFHTLWSGADVLNPALHPLLRSNGPAAWFGWPEDATLEGLRDQWIATPDVAKQKELAASIEKRAFETVPYAPAGLVQQPMAYRKSLTGMVLSPVQFFWNMEKKA, translated from the coding sequence ATGCGACTCAATCGCCGTCAGATTCTGGCCGGAAGTTCCGCTTTATCCGCTTCCAGCCTCGTTGGATTTCCGTCGCGCGCGCAATCGCGCGCCAATACGCTGCGCTTCATTCCGTCGACGCCGTTGCCTTCGCTCGATCCGATCGTCGCCACGAGCTATGTCATCCGTAATCACGGCTATCTGATATATGATACCTTGTTTGCGACGGACGCGCAGTTCCGCATCCAGCCGCAAATGGTCCAGAGCTGGGAGACTGCGCCGGACGGGCTGCGCTGGACCTTCCATCTGCGCGACGGACTGATGTTCCATGACGAGCAGCCGGTCAGGGCGCAGGACTGCATCGCCTCGATCAAGCGCTGGTCGGCGCGCGATGCCTTCGGGCAGACTTTCGCGACATTCGTCGAGGGTTACGATGTCGTCGATCAGCGCACCTTCGTCATCCGCTTGAAGAAGCCCTTCCCGATGCTGCCGGACGCGCTCGGCAAGCTCTCCTCGAACGTGCCCTTCATCATGCCCGAGCGCGTGGCCATGATGGAGCCAACCAAGAACATCACGGAGGCGATCGGTTCCGGACCCTGGCGCTTCATGGACAAGCAATGGGTGCCGGGCCAGAACGCGATCTATGAGCGCTTCGCCAAATACAGGCCGCGAGAGGAGGCCCCGTCCTGGGCCGCTGGCGGCAAGGTCGCCAAGATCGACCGTATCGAATGGTTGCCGCTGACCGAGGTTTCGGCCGCAGTCGGCGCGCTGATGCAGGGCGAGGTCGACTGGTACGAACAGCCGCCGGTCGATCTCCTGCCCCTGCTCAAGAGCAATCCCGAGATCGCGATCGAGAATGTGCCGCTCGGGCTGATCCTGCTGATGCGTTTCAACCATCTGCAGCCGCCCTTCAACAATCCCGGCATCCGCCGGGCGGTGATGATGGCAATCGATCAGACCGACTACATGGAGGCGGTCGTCGGCAGCAAGGATTACTACAAGGAGTGCAAGACCTTCTTCACGCCGGGCTCGCCGATGTCGACCGGGGCGGGCGGACAGGCTGCACTCGGCAACAATCTGGAGCGGGCCAAGGCCATGCTGCAGGAGGCCGGCTACAAGAACGAGAAGGTGCTGCTGCTGGCGCCCGCCGACCAGCCGATCGCCTATAACCAGTGCCTGGTGACACAGGAATTGCTGAAGAAGCTCGGCATGACTGTCGATCTGGTCGCGACCGATTGGGCCAGCTTCATCGGCAGGCGCTCCAACCGCGGATTGCCGGACCAGGGCGGCTGGTCGGTCTTCCATACGCTCTGGTCGGGCGCCGACGTGCTCAATCCCGCGCTGCATCCGCTGCTGCGCAGCAATGGCCCTGCCGCCTGGTTCGGCTGGCCGGAGGATGCCACGCTGGAAGGTCTGCGCGATCAGTGGATAGCAACGCCTGACGTGGCCAAGCAGAAGGAGCTGGCCGCCTCGATCGAGAAGCGCGCCTTCGAGACGGTGCCCTATGCGCCGGCGGGGCTGGTGCAGCAGCCAATGGCCTATCGCAAGAGCCTGACCGGCATGGTGCTCTCGCCCGTCCAGTTCTTCTGGAACATGGAGAAGAAGGCCTGA
- the leuB gene encoding 3-isopropylmalate dehydrogenase gives MATHKLLLLPGDGIGPEVTGQVEKIVGWIEKQGLASFAIERGLVGGAAYDAHKAAISEGDMKLAQDADAVLFGAVGGPKWADVPYQHRPEAGLLRLRKDLGLFANLRPAICYPALASASSLKPEVVEGLDILIVRELTGGVYFGEPKEIVTLEDGSKRGVDTQLYTTPEIERIARVAFELARTRRNKVSSAEKHNVMKTGVLWKQTVTALHAKDYRDVELEHVLADNCAMQLVRWPKQYDVIVCDNLFGDILSDVAAMLTGSLGMLPSASLGAEDPATGKRKALYEPVHGSAPDIAGKGLANPIAMIGSFAMALRYSFGAIEAADRLEGAIADVLGAGTRTKDIAAPGANAVSTTEMGDAIVKALEARG, from the coding sequence ATGGCGACCCACAAGCTCCTCCTCCTGCCGGGCGACGGCATCGGCCCCGAAGTGACCGGCCAGGTCGAGAAGATCGTCGGCTGGATCGAGAAGCAGGGCCTCGCCTCCTTCGCCATCGAGCGCGGACTTGTCGGCGGCGCTGCCTATGACGCGCACAAGGCGGCGATCTCGGAAGGCGACATGAAGCTCGCCCAGGATGCCGATGCGGTGCTGTTCGGCGCGGTCGGCGGCCCGAAATGGGCGGATGTGCCCTATCAGCATCGCCCTGAAGCCGGCCTGCTGCGCTTGCGCAAGGATCTTGGCCTGTTTGCGAATCTGCGGCCTGCGATCTGCTATCCGGCGCTGGCTTCCGCCTCCTCGCTCAAGCCCGAGGTGGTCGAGGGGCTCGACATCCTGATCGTGCGTGAGCTCACCGGCGGCGTCTATTTCGGCGAGCCCAAGGAGATCGTCACGCTGGAGGACGGTTCCAAGCGCGGCGTCGATACCCAGCTCTACACCACGCCCGAAATCGAACGCATCGCGCGCGTCGCCTTCGAGCTGGCGCGCACCCGCCGCAACAAGGTCTCCTCGGCCGAGAAGCACAATGTCATGAAGACGGGCGTGCTCTGGAAGCAGACGGTCACGGCCCTGCACGCCAAGGACTACCGGGATGTCGAGCTCGAGCATGTGCTCGCCGACAATTGCGCCATGCAGCTCGTGCGCTGGCCGAAGCAGTACGACGTCATCGTCTGCGACAACCTGTTCGGCGATATTCTCTCCGACGTCGCGGCGATGCTGACCGGCTCGCTCGGAATGCTGCCCTCCGCTTCGCTCGGTGCCGAAGATCCGGCCACCGGCAAGCGCAAGGCGCTTTATGAGCCTGTGCATGGCTCTGCTCCCGACATCGCCGGCAAGGGCCTGGCGAATCCGATCGCGATGATCGGCTCCTTTGCCATGGCGCTGCGTTACTCCTTCGGCGCCATCGAGGCGGCCGACCGGCTCGAAGGTGCGATCGCCGACGTGCTTGGCGCCGGCACCCGCACCAAGGACATCGCTGCGCCGGGCGCCAATGCCGTCTCGACTACCGAGATGGGCGATGCGATCGTCAAGGCGCTGGAAGCGCGCGGCTGA
- the msrP gene encoding protein-methionine-sulfoxide reductase catalytic subunit MsrP, with protein sequence MLIKRRPGWELPESQATPEHIAMNRRAFLGGSAGLIAGSALPQIAAAQGADPTLDLYPAKRNASYTLDRPVTDEELAANYNNFYEFGMSKDVVSAAKKLPTRPWNIAIDGMVEKPFEIGFDDLVRKMPLEERLYRFRCVESWAMAVPWTGFPLKALVALAKPLSSAKYVKFETFLNPRVASGQTQRWYPWPYTEGLTMAEANNDLALMVTGIYGKPLPNQHGAPVRLITPWKYGFKSVKSIARISFVAERPKTFWEALQSSEYGFWANVNPEVPHPRWSQASEQVLGSRERRPTLLFNGYGEQVAAMYKGLEGERLYV encoded by the coding sequence ATGCTGATCAAACGCCGCCCTGGCTGGGAACTGCCCGAAAGCCAGGCCACTCCCGAGCATATCGCCATGAACCGCCGTGCCTTTCTCGGCGGGAGCGCGGGGCTGATCGCAGGTAGTGCATTGCCCCAGATCGCAGCCGCGCAAGGCGCGGATCCGACGCTCGATCTCTATCCCGCCAAGCGCAATGCGAGCTACACGCTCGACCGGCCGGTGACCGACGAGGAACTGGCGGCGAATTACAATAATTTCTACGAATTCGGCATGTCCAAGGATGTCGTCAGTGCAGCGAAGAAGCTGCCGACGCGGCCCTGGAACATCGCGATCGACGGCATGGTCGAGAAGCCGTTCGAGATCGGTTTCGACGATCTGGTCCGCAAGATGCCGCTCGAGGAGCGGCTCTATCGCTTCCGCTGCGTCGAGAGCTGGGCAATGGCCGTGCCCTGGACCGGTTTTCCGCTAAAGGCCCTGGTGGCGCTGGCGAAGCCGCTTTCGAGTGCCAAATACGTCAAGTTCGAAACCTTCCTTAACCCGCGCGTCGCCTCCGGGCAGACGCAACGCTGGTATCCCTGGCCCTATACCGAGGGGCTGACCATGGCGGAGGCGAATAACGACCTGGCGCTGATGGTGACGGGGATCTACGGCAAGCCGCTGCCGAATCAGCATGGTGCGCCGGTTCGCCTGATCACGCCGTGGAAGTACGGCTTCAAATCGGTGAAGTCGATTGCGCGCATCAGCTTCGTCGCCGAGCGGCCCAAGACCTTCTGGGAGGCTCTGCAATCGTCGGAATACGGCTTCTGGGCCAATGTGAACCCGGAGGTGCCGCATCCGCGCTGGAGCCAGGCGAGCGAGCAGGTTCTCGGCTCGCGCGAGCGTCGGCCGACCCTGCTGTTCAACGGCTATGGCGAGCAGGTCGCAGCGATGTACAAAGGGCTTGAAGGCGAGCGGCTCTACGTCTGA
- a CDS encoding methylated-DNA--[protein]-cysteine S-methyltransferase, translating to MSQGFCLFDTAIGACALVWNAERLIGAQLPEQDEARARQRLARRYPEAVESSPPPFVQDAIGAIMALLRGEKRDLAHLPIEMDGLSAFNRKVYAVALSIPPGETLTYGEVAARIGEPGAARAVGVALGENPFPIIVPCHRVLAANGKTGGFSADGGVETKLRMLTIEKARTSDVPSLFESLPLEARRR from the coding sequence ATGAGCCAGGGTTTCTGCCTGTTCGATACGGCAATCGGCGCCTGCGCGCTGGTCTGGAATGCCGAACGCCTGATTGGTGCGCAATTGCCGGAGCAGGATGAGGCGCGCGCCCGCCAGCGGCTGGCCCGGCGCTATCCGGAGGCTGTCGAAAGCTCTCCTCCGCCGTTCGTGCAGGATGCGATCGGCGCGATCATGGCATTGCTGCGGGGAGAGAAGAGGGATCTTGCTCACCTGCCGATCGAGATGGACGGTCTCTCGGCCTTCAACCGAAAGGTTTATGCCGTCGCGCTGAGTATCCCGCCAGGTGAAACGTTGACCTATGGCGAAGTAGCGGCGCGGATTGGCGAGCCGGGTGCAGCGCGCGCTGTTGGTGTCGCGTTGGGAGAGAATCCCTTCCCCATCATCGTGCCCTGTCACCGCGTGCTGGCTGCCAATGGCAAGACGGGCGGCTTCTCAGCCGATGGCGGGGTGGAGACCAAGCTGCGCATGCTGACGATCGAGAAGGCGCGCACCAGCGATGTGCCAAGCCTGTTCGAGTCGCTGCCGCTGGAAGCGCGGCGGCGCTGA
- a CDS encoding LysR family transcriptional regulator, whose protein sequence is MDWDRIRIFYTVAESGSFTKAGDVLGLSQSAVSRQIGALERELRAPLFHRHTRGLILTEQGELLWRAAREMTQRLERTRAQLSETREHPSGELKVTATRGLGGHWLTPRLAEFLDLYPDIKVDLILTDEELDLSMREADIAIRLRQPQQPDLIQRKLFTVHFHVYGSPAYIKRFGEPKSYEDLDNHRLLSFGSTSPSYLTAVHWLGTLGREQRNPRPIHLTVNNITAMKRAVDSGAGIAVLPDYLIETGSPLVQLMRETEMPQLESYLVYPEEMKSVARVQAFRDFLIQKAQRWTY, encoded by the coding sequence GTGGATTGGGACCGCATCAGGATTTTTTATACCGTCGCAGAATCCGGCAGCTTTACCAAGGCTGGCGACGTACTTGGTTTGAGTCAATCCGCCGTTAGTCGGCAGATTGGTGCGCTCGAGCGTGAGCTACGTGCACCGCTGTTTCACCGACATACACGGGGGCTCATTCTCACCGAGCAGGGCGAATTGCTCTGGCGCGCGGCTCGCGAGATGACGCAGCGCCTGGAGCGTACGCGCGCCCAGCTTTCGGAGACGCGCGAGCATCCATCGGGCGAGTTGAAGGTCACCGCGACGCGCGGTCTCGGCGGCCATTGGCTGACGCCGAGGCTGGCGGAGTTCCTCGATCTCTACCCGGACATCAAGGTCGACCTCATCCTCACCGATGAGGAACTCGACCTCTCGATGCGCGAGGCCGATATCGCAATTCGCCTGCGCCAGCCGCAGCAGCCGGACCTGATCCAGCGCAAGCTCTTCACCGTGCATTTCCACGTCTATGGCTCGCCGGCCTATATCAAGCGCTTCGGTGAGCCGAAGAGCTACGAGGATCTCGACAATCACCGGCTCCTGTCCTTCGGCAGCACCTCGCCGTCCTATCTGACGGCCGTGCACTGGCTCGGAACCCTGGGCCGCGAACAGCGCAACCCGCGCCCGATCCATCTCACCGTGAACAACATCACGGCGATGAAGCGGGCAGTCGACAGCGGCGCAGGCATCGCGGTGCTACCGGACTATCTGATCGAGACCGGCTCGCCCCTCGTCCAGCTCATGCGCGAGACCGAGATGCCGCAGCTCGAAAGCTACCTGGTCTATCCAGAGGAGATGAAGTCGGTGGCCAGGGTGCAGGCATTCCGCGACTTCCTGATCCAGAAGGCCCAGCGCTGGACCTACTAA
- the trxB gene encoding thioredoxin-disulfide reductase, which yields MAHTHARVMIIGSGPAGYTAAIYAARALLEPVMISGFQPGGQLMITTDVENYPGFADVVQGPWLMEQMRAQAEHMGTKMVSDHISKVDLSQRPFRLWGDGGATYSCDALIVATGAQAKWLGIPSEQTFQGFGVSACATCDGFFFRGKEVVVVGGGNTAVEEALYLANLAAKVTLVHRRDSLRAEKVLQDRLFKHPKVEVVWDSEIAEICGGTQPPSVTHLQLRNLKTGAESELKTDGVFIAIGHKPSTELFTGQLAMRESGYLDVTPGTTQTNIPGVFAAGDVTDEHYRQAVTAAGLGCMAALDAERWLAANVTEQREAAE from the coding sequence ATGGCTCATACCCATGCCCGCGTAATGATCATCGGCTCGGGCCCCGCCGGCTATACCGCCGCGATCTATGCGGCCCGCGCGCTGCTTGAACCGGTGATGATCTCGGGCTTCCAGCCTGGCGGCCAGCTGATGATCACCACCGATGTCGAGAACTATCCGGGTTTTGCCGATGTGGTTCAGGGACCGTGGCTGATGGAGCAGATGCGCGCCCAGGCCGAGCACATGGGCACCAAGATGGTTTCCGACCATATCTCGAAGGTCGATCTGTCACAGCGCCCGTTCCGGCTCTGGGGTGATGGCGGCGCGACCTATAGCTGCGATGCTCTGATCGTGGCCACCGGCGCCCAGGCGAAGTGGCTCGGTATCCCCTCGGAGCAGACGTTCCAGGGCTTTGGCGTCTCGGCCTGCGCCACCTGCGACGGCTTTTTCTTCCGCGGCAAGGAAGTGGTCGTCGTCGGCGGCGGCAATACCGCAGTCGAGGAAGCGCTCTATCTCGCCAACCTTGCTGCGAAGGTCACGCTGGTGCATCGCCGCGATTCGCTGCGGGCCGAGAAGGTGTTGCAGGATCGCCTTTTCAAGCATCCCAAGGTCGAAGTCGTCTGGGACAGCGAGATCGCTGAGATCTGCGGCGGTACGCAACCGCCGTCAGTCACGCATCTGCAGCTCCGCAACCTGAAGACGGGCGCTGAGAGCGAATTGAAGACCGACGGTGTCTTCATCGCCATCGGCCACAAGCCGTCGACCGAACTCTTCACCGGGCAGCTCGCCATGCGTGAATCGGGGTATCTCGACGTGACGCCCGGCACGACGCAAACCAACATCCCCGGCGTTTTTGCCGCAGGTGACGTCACCGATGAGCATTACCGCCAGGCTGTGACGGCTGCGGGCCTGGGCTGCATGGCCGCGCTCGATGCCGAAAGATGGCTTGCCGCCAACGTCACGGAACAGCGTGAAGCGGCCGAATAG
- a CDS encoding mitochondrial fission ELM1 family protein: MSVEPIPTIWVLTDGKAGDEIQCLGVAERLGITPEIRHVAPGRPWSWLMPRGPIDPREAPHRAQSPIRPPFPDIVVASGRRAAAYLRAVKKASKGKTFTVFLKDPRIGAGAADLIWVSEHDRLRGPNVLVTVTSPHRLSPGRLAQARQSPPPAIAALPRPRAAVMVGGDSRHHTFQPDDIVRFANALDALAGSGVALMGSRSRRTPDALDKAIAEVFARHGGWWWDGTGANPYVPLLANADTVVVTADSTNIVGEAAATGAPLLVFEPHGGHSKFARFIEALKRQGVVHHFEGRLDGTRYDPIDSTGVIAEAVRQGWLRHRAELGLA, encoded by the coding sequence TTGTCAGTTGAACCGATCCCGACGATCTGGGTCCTCACCGACGGCAAGGCTGGCGACGAGATACAGTGCCTTGGCGTCGCCGAACGGCTCGGCATCACCCCAGAGATCCGGCACGTCGCCCCGGGTCGCCCCTGGAGCTGGCTGATGCCCCGCGGGCCGATCGATCCGCGCGAGGCCCCTCACAGGGCTCAAAGCCCGATCCGCCCGCCCTTCCCCGATATCGTCGTCGCTTCGGGCCGGCGCGCCGCCGCCTATTTGCGAGCGGTCAAGAAGGCCTCGAAGGGCAAGACCTTCACCGTCTTTCTCAAGGATCCGAGGATCGGAGCTGGAGCAGCCGATCTGATCTGGGTCTCCGAGCATGATCGCCTGCGTGGCCCCAACGTGCTCGTCACCGTGACATCGCCGCACCGGCTTTCCCCGGGCCGGCTCGCCCAGGCCAGGCAGAGCCCGCCGCCAGCCATCGCCGCCCTGCCCCGACCGCGCGCTGCGGTCATGGTCGGTGGCGACAGCCGGCATCACACCTTCCAGCCCGATGACATCGTCCGATTTGCGAACGCACTCGATGCGCTCGCGGGCTCGGGCGTGGCACTGATGGGCTCGCGCTCGCGACGTACGCCGGATGCCCTCGACAAGGCCATTGCCGAGGTCTTCGCACGCCACGGCGGCTGGTGGTGGGATGGCACGGGCGCCAATCCCTATGTGCCGCTGCTCGCCAATGCCGATACCGTGGTCGTCACCGCCGACTCGACCAATATCGTCGGCGAGGCTGCAGCGACCGGCGCCCCCCTCCTCGTCTTCGAGCCGCATGGCGGCCACAGCAAGTTCGCTCGCTTCATCGAGGCGCTGAAGCGGCAAGGCGTTGTGCATCATTTCGAGGGACGGCTTGATGGCACCCGCTATGACCCCATAGACTCCACCGGCGTCATCGCGGAAGCGGTGCGCCAGGGCTGGTTGCGGCACCGCGCCGAACTCGGCCTCGCCTGA
- a CDS encoding Lrp/AsnC family transcriptional regulator, translated as MRSKLDEIDQRILRELQADGRMTNVELASRVGISPPPCLRRVRALEEAGLITGYRAQLDERKLGIEVVCFAFVHLASQAEADLATFQERIRNWGAVRECWTLSGDIDFILKCVAPDLKAFQDFVGELTALPNVRNVRTALALDRVKDEPIVPFS; from the coding sequence GTGCGTTCCAAACTCGACGAAATCGATCAGCGTATCCTGCGCGAATTACAGGCCGACGGGCGCATGACCAATGTCGAGTTGGCGAGCCGGGTCGGCATCTCGCCGCCGCCCTGCCTCCGGCGTGTCCGGGCTCTCGAGGAGGCGGGGCTGATCACCGGCTATCGGGCGCAGCTCGATGAGCGCAAGCTCGGGATCGAGGTTGTCTGTTTCGCCTTCGTGCATCTCGCCAGCCAGGCCGAGGCCGATCTCGCGACATTTCAGGAGCGCATCCGAAATTGGGGTGCCGTGCGCGAGTGCTGGACGCTCTCGGGCGATATCGATTTCATCCTGAAATGTGTGGCGCCTGACCTGAAGGCCTTTCAGGATTTCGTCGGGGAACTGACAGCTCTGCCGAATGTCCGCAATGTGCGCACGGCCCTGGCGCTTGATCGCGTCAAGGATGAGCCGATCGTACCGTTCAGCTAG
- a CDS encoding GNAT family N-acetyltransferase, which yields MPVVIRKAGIEHLPSILTLHAQLNPDDPIPDAEMAVAAWHRILGSSLITVHIAELDGAAIASCVVVIVPNLTRNLRPFALIENVVADARFRGQGLGKRVIGAAIEQAWSAGCYKVMLQTGRKDAAVHGFYESCGFSRGKAAFEIRPPAAHSPI from the coding sequence ATGCCGGTCGTGATCCGCAAGGCGGGCATCGAACATCTGCCTTCCATTCTGACACTCCATGCGCAGTTGAATCCTGATGATCCGATCCCGGATGCCGAAATGGCGGTTGCGGCCTGGCACAGAATCCTGGGCAGCAGCCTGATCACAGTGCACATCGCCGAGCTGGACGGCGCTGCCATCGCGAGTTGCGTGGTCGTGATCGTGCCCAATCTCACTCGGAATCTCAGGCCCTTCGCGCTGATCGAAAATGTCGTCGCCGATGCGCGGTTTCGGGGCCAGGGGCTTGGAAAGCGGGTGATCGGCGCGGCCATCGAACAGGCCTGGTCGGCAGGATGCTACAAGGTCATGCTTCAGACCGGCCGCAAGGATGCGGCGGTGCACGGCTTCTACGAATCCTGCGGTTTCTCGCGCGGCAAGGCCGCCTTCGAGATCAGGCCGCCCGCGGCTCATTCCCCGATATAG